The Sulfurihydrogenibium azorense Az-Fu1 genome contains the following window.
ATAATCCTCATTTTGGAGGTCTATTTTTTACTTGTATTTAACTATATTAGGTGGTGGAAGCTGGGGAACGGCTCTGGCTCAGGTTTTAAGCTATAACTTCGAAAAAGTCTACATCTGGGACATAGATAAACAAGTTTTAAAAGATATACAAGAATATCACCAAAACAAAAAATACCATCCGAACGTAATGCTTGCTCACAACATCATCCCTATAGAAGATATTCAGGAAGCTACTAATATAGGAGATATTATAGTTGTAGCCATTCCAAGCCAGTTTGTACGTCAAACCCTTTCCAATGTAAAGATAGAAAAGGAAAAACCTATAATTTCCGCATCAAAAGGGATAGAGATAGAAAGTTTAAAATTAATGTCCCAAGTCATTGAAAAGAGTCTAAATTTAGATTTAAAATACATCTTTGCCTTATCTGGACCTTCTTTTGCAAAAGAGGTGATAATGGGACTTCCTACAGCTGTAGTACTGGCAGGAGATACTAGGTTAGGTAAGGATTTACAAAAAATTCTAAGTACAAAAACCTTTAGAGTATATCTGTCTGATGATGTTGTAGGAGCTGAGGTAGGTGGGTCTGTAAAAAACGTTATAGCTATTGCCTGTGGAATTAGTGATGGACTTGGTTTTGGCAACAATGCAAGGGCAAGCCTTATAACCAGAGGTTTGTATGAGATAAGTAAAATAGTAAAAGAGTTTGGAGGAAATCCTCAAACTGTTTATGGATTATCAGGACTTGGAGATTTAATCCTTACTGCTACAGGAGACTTGTCAAGAAACAGGAAGTTTGGAATACTAATAGGACAAGGCTATAACGTAGAAGATGCTATTAAAGAAATAGGTCAAATAGTAGAAGGCTACACAACTGTAAAAGCTTTAAACAATTTAGTAAAAGAAAAGAATATAGACCTTCCTATATCTCAAATGGTTTACAAAGTCGTGTACGAAGGCTTAGACCCAAAGTTAGCAGCAGAGATGCTTATGATTAGAGACTTAAAATCAGAATTTTAAGGAGGAAAAGATTGATAGACAAAGATTTTACACCACAAGAAAAAAAGATAACACTTGGCCTTGCATTTATATTCTCTCTAAGAATGCTTGGGCTGTTTTTGGCTTTACCTGTACTAAGTGTTTATGCTAAAAATATGCCGGGATCTGATGCTTTTTGGGCAGGTCTTGCAATAGGTGCTTACGGTTTAACTCAGGCTATATTCCAAATACCTTATGGGTTATGGAGTGATAAGATAGGAAGAAAACCTATCATTGTGTCTAGTACGATTATCTTTGTTTTAGGTAGTTTTTTAGCAGCTTACGCATCTTACATAGAAAACATACATCTTCTAATAGCTGGAAGGTTTTTACAAGGTATAGGAGCCGTATCTTCTGTAGTTATAGCTTTACTTGCAGATATGACAAGAGAAGAGATTAGAACAAGAGCTATGGCAACTATTGGAGCTTCTATAGGAATGGCTTTTGCATTTGGTATGGTACTTGGACCATTGATAGCTTCTTACTTTGGTTTAACAGGAGTGTTTTTATTTACAGGAATACTTGGTCTTATATCTCTTCCTTATGTAATATTTGGTATAAAAGAGCCATCTATTGTTAAGCACCACGAAGATGCAGAGTTTACCTCTTCCTACTTATCTGTTGTTTTAAAAGATAAAAATCTTCTTAAGATGGATTTTGGAGTGTTTGTTCTTCATATGACTTTAACTGCGGTCTTTACGGCAGTCCCAATAATTTTTGCCCACCAACACAGTATAGATTTAAAAGATATATGGAAGATTTATCTTTTAATGTTTTTTGTAGGGCTTACTATAATGGTTCCTTCAACGATTATTGCAGAAAAGAAAGGGAAAATAAAGCAGGTAAAAATGCTTGGAATACTGATTTTAATAATCTCTTTCATTATGTTTATCCTCTTTAAAGACAACTTTTATCTAACAGTTTTAGCTATAGTAGTTTACTTTACAGGATTTATGATGCTTGAACCTATAATGCCATCTCTTATGAGTAAGTATGCAAAACCCCATGTAAAAGGAACAGCTTCTGGAGTGTTTAACACAGCCCAGTTTATAGGTGCTTTTGTAGGTGGAGCTGTCGGTGGACTACTATTAAAAATAGACGATTCAGCAAAACTTAACTTTATCTTCCTTACAGTACTAACTTTAGTATGGCTTGTTTTAGTCTCTTCTATGGAGATGCCTGTAAAAGGAGTAAAAAATGATACCAATTAAAGATAACATACCTACCCAATCTTTTCCCTATTTAACAGTTTTGCTTATAGGTATAAATGTCGGAGTGTTTTTTTATGAGCTTTCTTTAAGCCCAGTAGAGCTTGAAATATTTGTACATAAATACGGACTTTTACCTCTTGATATTGTATATTTTAACTTTTTAAATCTTTTTACCCATATGTTTATTCACGGTAATATTGCTCACATTGTTGGAAATATGCTATTTTTATGGATATTTGGAAATAACGTAGAAGATGCTTTAGGAAGAGTAAAGTTTTTAGTTTTATACTTTTTGTCTGGATTTTTTGCTGCATTCTTACAATCTTCTGTAGCTATTCTTGAAGGAAGTTTAAACATACCTATGGTAGGAGCTTCTGGAGCTATAAGTGGGATACTGGCAGCTTACGTTAAACTCTACCCTTATGCAAAGGTACTGACGGTAATACCACCTTTTATATTTTTCTTTTTTGTCCTTCCAGCTTGGTTTTTCATAGGATACTGGTTTATACTGCAGGTTCTTTACGCTATGTTTATTCCTACCAGTCTTGGTGGTGTTGCTTGGTATGCCCATATAGGTGGTTTTATAGCAGGATGGTTTTTAATCGATAAACTCTACAAAAAATCACTAAAGTTAGTCCATTATTCAGCGATAAGGTATTAGTAAGAAAATGTTAGGAGAGAAGATGCGGTTTGTCTTGGTGCTGGTTTTACTTTTCTTTTTAAATGTCTTTGCCCAACCAAAAGACGATTACTCTTGGATGGATAAATACTTTTTAGTAGAACCTTTTAATATATACAACATTGTAATGATGCAAAAAACAGATTTGGAGCTTACACAAAAACAGATAGATGCTATAAAGTCTGAGTATGACAAATACTTTCCTATAATGCTTGGAAAAGCAAGAATCCTTAAAGATAAAGAAGAGGAATTGAGAAAGTTGGTCTACGGCAACTCCGACCCAGAGAAAGTTAAAAACCTTATTGTAGAAATAGCAAAACTCAAGTCTGAAATGACAGTTTTAGATATTAACCTTTTTAAAGCAGTTCAATCTATACTCAATAAAAAGCAAAATGAAAAACTTATAAAATACTTAACATCAGGGTCTTTGTAATGCAGATTATTAAAAATCCAAAAGAGCTTCAAGATACAATCCTTAATTTAAAAAAACAAGGTAAAAAAGTAGGATTTGTTCCTACAATGGGATACCTTCACGATGGACACGTATCATTAATAAGATGTGCTAAAAGCCAAAACGATATAGTAGTTGTAAGTATATTTGTCAATCCACTACAGTTTGGTAAAAATGAGGATTTAGATAGATATCCCAGAGATTTTGAAAGAGATAAAAGTATTTGTGAAAAGGAAGGAGTTGACTACTTATTTTACCCTGACTACAAAGATATGTATCCAGAAGGATTTCAGACCTATGTAGAGGTTGTGGAGCTGTCTAAAGGACTTTGTGGAGATTATAGACCGGGGCACTTTAAAGGTGTGGCAACGGTTGTTTTAAAACTGCTTAACATAGTTTGTCCAGATAACGCCTATTTTGGTAAGAAAGACTATCAACAGCTAAAAGTAATAGAAAGAATGGTAAAAGACCTAAACCTTCCTATTAACATTGTAGGCTGTCCTATAGTAAGGGAGACTGACGGTCTTGCAATGTCTTCAAGAAACAACTACCTTTCTAAAGAAGAAAGACAGTCAGCTACTTATATATACAAAGGACTTTTAGAAGGAAAAAAACTGTTTCAATCAGGAGAGAAAGACCCAAAAAGGATAAAAGAAGCTGTAGTGGAAACTATAAAAAAAGCACCTCTACTAAAAGAAATTCAGTATGTAGAGATTGTAGATAAAGACAGTTTAAAACCTAAAGAAGTAGTAGAGCCAGGAGATGTGATAGCTGTTGCCGTGTTTATAGGCAACACAAGGCTAATAGATAATATGGAGCTGTAAAAAAATGAGCTATTCGATTTTAAAAAAGATTGTTTCATATTTATCTACATACCTTCAAGGAAAGGAAAGGGCTATAGAACTTACTTTAATAACATTCTTTTCAAGGGGACACCTTTTAATAGAAGACCTTCCTGGACTTGGTAAAACAACACTTGCCATTGGAATAGCAAAAATTTTAGGGTTAGACTACGGAAGGATACAAGGAACTTCTGACCTTCTACCTTCTGATATTATAGGAGTGTCTGTTTTTAACAAAGAAAAATCTCAGTTTGAATTTAAACCAGGACCAATTTTTAACAACATTATCTTAGTTGACGAGATAAACAGGTCAACACCTAAAACCCAGTCTGCTCTCCTTGAAGCTATGGGAGAAAAGCAGGTAACAGTAGATGGCAACACTTACAAACTTCCAAAACCTTTCTTTGTAATTGCAACACAAAACCCTGTAGAACAGTATGGAACCTTTCCACTTCCAGAATCTCAGTTAGACAGATTTTTAATGAAAATCTCTATTGGCTACCCATCAAGGGAAGCTGAAAAAGAGATAATAAAAGGTGGTAGTAAAAGAGAAAA
Protein-coding sequences here:
- a CDS encoding NAD(P)H-dependent glycerol-3-phosphate dehydrogenase; this translates as MYLTILGGGSWGTALAQVLSYNFEKVYIWDIDKQVLKDIQEYHQNKKYHPNVMLAHNIIPIEDIQEATNIGDIIVVAIPSQFVRQTLSNVKIEKEKPIISASKGIEIESLKLMSQVIEKSLNLDLKYIFALSGPSFAKEVIMGLPTAVVLAGDTRLGKDLQKILSTKTFRVYLSDDVVGAEVGGSVKNVIAIACGISDGLGFGNNARASLITRGLYEISKIVKEFGGNPQTVYGLSGLGDLILTATGDLSRNRKFGILIGQGYNVEDAIKEIGQIVEGYTTVKALNNLVKEKNIDLPISQMVYKVVYEGLDPKLAAEMLMIRDLKSEF
- a CDS encoding MFS transporter — encoded protein: MIDKDFTPQEKKITLGLAFIFSLRMLGLFLALPVLSVYAKNMPGSDAFWAGLAIGAYGLTQAIFQIPYGLWSDKIGRKPIIVSSTIIFVLGSFLAAYASYIENIHLLIAGRFLQGIGAVSSVVIALLADMTREEIRTRAMATIGASIGMAFAFGMVLGPLIASYFGLTGVFLFTGILGLISLPYVIFGIKEPSIVKHHEDAEFTSSYLSVVLKDKNLLKMDFGVFVLHMTLTAVFTAVPIIFAHQHSIDLKDIWKIYLLMFFVGLTIMVPSTIIAEKKGKIKQVKMLGILILIISFIMFILFKDNFYLTVLAIVVYFTGFMMLEPIMPSLMSKYAKPHVKGTASGVFNTAQFIGAFVGGAVGGLLLKIDDSAKLNFIFLTVLTLVWLVLVSSMEMPVKGVKNDTN
- a CDS encoding rhomboid family intramembrane serine protease; the encoded protein is MIPIKDNIPTQSFPYLTVLLIGINVGVFFYELSLSPVELEIFVHKYGLLPLDIVYFNFLNLFTHMFIHGNIAHIVGNMLFLWIFGNNVEDALGRVKFLVLYFLSGFFAAFLQSSVAILEGSLNIPMVGASGAISGILAAYVKLYPYAKVLTVIPPFIFFFFVLPAWFFIGYWFILQVLYAMFIPTSLGGVAWYAHIGGFIAGWFLIDKLYKKSLKLVHYSAIRY
- a CDS encoding Spy/CpxP family protein refolding chaperone translates to MRFVLVLVLLFFLNVFAQPKDDYSWMDKYFLVEPFNIYNIVMMQKTDLELTQKQIDAIKSEYDKYFPIMLGKARILKDKEEELRKLVYGNSDPEKVKNLIVEIAKLKSEMTVLDINLFKAVQSILNKKQNEKLIKYLTSGSL
- the panC gene encoding pantoate--beta-alanine ligase; this encodes MQIIKNPKELQDTILNLKKQGKKVGFVPTMGYLHDGHVSLIRCAKSQNDIVVVSIFVNPLQFGKNEDLDRYPRDFERDKSICEKEGVDYLFYPDYKDMYPEGFQTYVEVVELSKGLCGDYRPGHFKGVATVVLKLLNIVCPDNAYFGKKDYQQLKVIERMVKDLNLPINIVGCPIVRETDGLAMSSRNNYLSKEERQSATYIYKGLLEGKKLFQSGEKDPKRIKEAVVETIKKAPLLKEIQYVEIVDKDSLKPKEVVEPGDVIAVAVFIGNTRLIDNMEL
- a CDS encoding AAA family ATPase — its product is MSYSILKKIVSYLSTYLQGKERAIELTLITFFSRGHLLIEDLPGLGKTTLAIGIAKILGLDYGRIQGTSDLLPSDIIGVSVFNKEKSQFEFKPGPIFNNIILVDEINRSTPKTQSALLEAMGEKQVTVDGNTYKLPKPFFVIATQNPVEQYGTFPLPESQLDRFLMKISIGYPSREAEKEIIKGGSKREKLYEIKPLLTKDEILKIQDEITKVYVSDKIADYILDIVWATRESKYLEAGLSTRGSLAIVSAAKTNAYFEGRDYIIPEDIKKLYPYIIPHRLVFKPEFEAQKQEIVKWIVENIPIPL